The stretch of DNA CAAAAGATGATAAAACAAAAACATTAACTTTTTCTCAAATAGATTGTCATGGCTGTGGAGGTTGTGTTTCTGTTTGTCCAAGTGGTGCTTTAGATTATGCTTCTACAAATAGAGATTCTATTTTTGAAATGAGTAAATTTTACAAAGATACTCATCCTTTAATAATTCCTTTAAAAATGAATATACAAAATTTAGAAATTTCAATAAAAGAAAATGTTTTACCTTTTACTATTGAAGGTGAAAAGTTTTTAGATGAAGCTTCTTTTTTAACTTTACTTCAAATGTCTGGTTCTCAAGTGATTTTTTATAGTGATTTTTTGTCAAAAGGGACAAAAGATGCAATTAGAATTTTAAATGATATTTATCAAAGAAAATATCAAAAAGATGCAATTTTAGTAGCTATGACTAAAGAAGAATTAGAAAATGCTCTTAAAGAAGTATCTTTTATAGAAGATTCTTATTTTAACTTCAATCAAAATGAACTTAAAAAAAGAGAAGTTTTTTCTCAAAGATTACAAAAGATTGTTGGAAGTGAAGATTTAGGTGTTGTTAAAACGGGTGAACATATTCATTATGGAACTGTAAAAGTAAATCAAGATAATTGTACTTTGTGTTTATCATGTGTAGGAGCTTGTAATGTTGATGCATTATTTGCAAATGAAAGTGATTTTACATTAAGAGTTAATCCTTCTTTATGTACAGCCTGTGGTTATTGTGAAATTTCATGTCCAGAAAAAGATTGTTTAACTATACAAAGAGATGAAATTGAATTACAACCTTTATGGTTTAAAGAAAATATTTTAGCTAAAGATAAACTTTTTGCCTGTGTTGAATGTGGAAAAGAGTTTGCTACTACAAAAGCTATTGAAAAAATAGCTTCATTAATGGCTCCTATTTTTGCAAAATCAAGTGAAACTAAAAAAAGAACACTTTACTGTTGTGAAGATTGTAAAGCTAAATTAATGATAAAACAAGGATTACTAGATGCATAAATTAGAAATTGATAAAGCAAGATTATTTTTATATAACATCTTATCTCTTTTATTTGTAGAAGAGTATGTGAAAAATAATACTGAACAGCTTATTAGTGATTTAGAAATTCTTTCTAATAATTCTTTTGATGAAGATGTAGCAGTTGCAGCAAAAGAAATAGTTCTTTATTTAAAAGAAAATGGTAGTGATAAACTTTATTTAGATTATCAAGAGCTTTTTATTGTTCCTTTTGGAGAATTTATATCTTTGAGTGCTTCTTGGTATCATGAACAAAGAGAAGGTGGCTTAATGCAGTTAAAAGTAAGAGATATTTTAGCTAAAACAAAAATTAGAAAAGATGAAAAAGCTTTTTCTGCACCAGAAGATCATTATGGATTTATTTTTACTTTAAGTACATATTTAATTGATCAACAAATTAAAAATGAAATCAAAGAAGATTTACAAAAAGAGTTATTTAAAACAGTTATAAATCTTTATTGTGATGAATTATTTTATAAATTAATTGGAAGTTCAAGTAAAATCTATTCTCATGTTGGATTGATTTTGGCGAATGTTTGTAATTTTGAAAGAGTTTATTTAGATATTTCTAAAATAAAAAATTAAATATAAGGAAAGAAAGTCCCTCTAAAGATTCAAAGAATTTTTAAGGGGGCTTTTTTGCCCAAATCTAATAAAGGAGTCATCATGGCGGATGAGTTAAATCAAAGACGTAACTTTATCAAAAGAGCCGGTATTGCTGCTACTGTTGTTGTAGGTTCTGTTGTTGCTACTGCTGCAACAACTGAGAATCAGCATAGGGGCGCTGGAAGTGACACAGGGAACGGTGTTGTAACTGGTAGATCAAAGAAAAAAGAGATTCTTTACAAAAAAACTACGGCATGGAGCGAATTTTATAACGCTGCGAAATAAAAAATAAAGGAGGATAAAAATGGAAATGTTGAAAAGCTTTGGAAGAAGAAGTTTTGTTAAAATGGCTTCTCTTGCAACAGCTCTAACTGCAACATCAGCCTTTGCAAGTACAAGTAATAACGGTGTATTAAGAGATGCGAAAGAAGAAGAGATTAAAAATCCTTTTCCTGGATCAAAACTTATAAAAACTATTTGTACGCATTGTTCTGTTGGTTGTGGTGTGATAGCTGAAGTTCATAATGGTGTGTGGGTAAGACAAGAAGTTGCTCAAGACCACCCAATTAGTCACGGAGGACATTGTTGTAAAGGTGCTGATATGATTGATAAAATCAGAGCAACTAATAGATTACAATATCCGATGGAAAAAGTAGCTGGAAAATGGAATAGAGTTTCTTGGGATAATGCTATGGGCAAAATTTCTAAGCAATTAATGGATTTAAGAGAAAAATTCGGTCCAGATTCAGTAATGTTTTTAGGTTCTGCAAAAGTAAGTAATGAACAAGGGTATTATATTAGAAAATTTGTTTCAATGTTTGGAACAAATAATATAGATCACCAAGCTAGAATTTGACATAGTCCAACAGTTGCCGGTGTGGCAAATACATTTGGGTATGGAGCTATGACAAATCATTTAGGTGATATGCAAAATTCTAAAGCAATTATAATTATTGGTTCAAATCCTGCTGATAATCATCCTGTAGCAATGCAACATATATTAAAAGGGAAAGAACAAAACGGGGCAAAAATTATAGTTGTTGATCCTAGATTTACTAAAACTGCTGCTAAAGCAGATTTATATTGTAGAATTAGAACAGGTACTGATATTGCTTTTTTATATGGGGTAATTAGACTTATAAGAGAAAATAAGTGGTATGATGAAAAATTCTTAAATGATAGAGTTTATGGAATAGAAGATATTTTCAAAGAGTGTGAAGAATATACTCCTGAGAATGTTGAAGATATTACTGGACTTCCAAAAGATTTATTAATTCAAGCTGCTACTATGTTTGCTTCTGCCGATCCTGGATGTTTAATTTGGAATCAAGGTTGGACACAACACTCAATTGGTTCATCTAATACAAGACTCGGTTCAATTATGCAACTAATTTTAGGAAATGTTGGAAAAGCAGGTGGTGGATGTAATATCTTAAGAGGACATGATAATGTTCAAGGTTCAACGGATATTGGATGTTTATCAGATACGTTACCAGGATATTATGGTTTAGCTGAGGGATCATGGAAATACTTTTCAAAACAGTGGAAAGTTGATTATGAATGGCTAAAAGGAAGATTCAAATCAAAAGAATTAATGGAAGCAAAAGGTAATACTTTATCTTTATGGGTTCATAATGTTCTTGAAGAAGAGAATAATAAACACAATGGTGAAACTCCACTAAAAGCATTAGTTGTAATTGGGAATGGTATTTCAACAGTTACTCAAGTTCATAAAACAAAAGAAGCATTAGATAAACTTGATTTAGTTGTATTTATTGATCCTTATGTAAATGATGCTGCTGTTATTACTACAAGAAAAGATAATTTATTTATATTACCTGCTGCTTCTCAAGTTGAAACTTCAGGAACAGTTGTAAATACAGGAAGAAGTGCACAATGGAGAAGTAAAGTTGTAGAACCACTTTATGAATCAAGAACAGACCATGATATTTTATTTGATTTTGCAAAAAGAATGGGATTCTATAATGAATTAGTTGCAGGTATGGGTAAAGGAGATAATTTCCAATGGCCAGAAGATGCAACAAATGAAATTGCAAAAGCTTTAAAAACTATTGGAATGAAAGGTGTTACTGCTGAAAGATTGAAAAAACAGCAAGAAAATTGGCACTTATTTAATTCTTCATCTTTAAAAGGAAGAGGAATTGTTGAAAAAGAATATTATGGATTACCATGGCCTTGTTGGGATGAGACTCATCCAGGAAGTCCTGTTTTATATAATACAAGTTTACCTGTATCTCAAGGTGGTATGGGATTTAGAGCAAACTTTGGATTGGAAAAAAATGGTGTAAGTTTACTTGCTGTTGAAGGAAGTGCACCAAAAGGTTCAAAAATCAATGGTGGTTATGCTGAAATTACAGGAGCTAATATTGAAGCGTTAGCTGGAATTACTTTAACTGCTGAAGAAAAAGCACTTGTTGAAGGTAAAAACTGGAAAAATGATGATAGTGGGATTTTAGTAAAATATGCACTTGCTGCTGGACTTTGTCCTTATGGAAATGCAAAAGCTATGACTGTTGTTCCATCATTTACAGATCCAATTCCAAAACATAGAGAGCCATTACATTCATTTAGACCAGATTTAGTTGCAAAATATCCTGCTGTTAAAGATAAAGTTAATCACTTTAGAGTTAATGTTAGATATGAAACTGAACAAAATGCACAAGATTGGACTAAAGATTATCCAATAAATATAATTTCTGGAAGAATCGTTGAACATATGGGAACTGGAACAGAAACAAGAGCATCTAAATATTTATCTGAATTATCAGGTGAAATGTATGGAGAATTACATCCAACATTAGCTGGTAAACTTGGGCTTAAAGACAATGAAATGATGTGGGTTTATGGAACTGGTGGTGGAAAAATCAAAATTAAATGTAAACATAGTTTAAGAGTAGATGAAAATTCAGTATTCTTACCTCAAAATTTCTCAGGAATTTGGAGTGGAGAGAGTTTAGTGGATAGATATCCAGCGGGAACAGCACCTTATGGACTTGGTGAAAACTCAACACAAGTTACAAGTTATGGATTTGATCAACAAACAGCTTGTCCTGAGACTAAATGTTCTCTTGTAAGAATTGAAAGAGCATAGGAGAGCAATATGAATGAAACTACAGATTTTTCAAGAATTAAATTTTATTGCGATGAAAATCTTTGTATTGATTGTAATAGTTGTGTTGTAGCTTGTAAAGAAGCTCACGAAGTTCCTGTTGGAGTTAATAGAAGAAAAGTAATTACAGTAAATGAAGGAATAGTAGGGAAAGAAATCTCTCTTTCTATGGCTTGTATGCATTGTGCTGATGCACCTTGCCAACAAGTTTGTCCAACAGACTGTTTTTATATTAGAACAGATGGAATTGTTTTACATGATAAAGATAAATGTATAGGTTGTGGATATTGTTTATATGCTTGTCCTTTTGGTGCTCCACAATTTCCAAAAAATGGTGCATTTGGAACAAAAGGTAAAATGGATAAATGTACTATGTGTGCTGGTGGTCCTGAAGAGACTAATTCTCATGAAGAGTTTCATAAATATGGACAAAATAGAATTTCAGAAGGTAAAGTTCCAATGTGTGCATCTATGTGCTCAACTAAAGCTTTACTTGTTGGTGATGCCAATGAGGTTGCTTTAATTAAAACATATAGAGCAACATCACAAGGTAAAGGAATCACTACTGATTCTTATGGATGGTAGGAAAGAATATGGAAAATAGCTCATTTTTTCACAGAAATAAAGCGTATATTCTTACTCTTCTTGGGCTATCATTAGTAGGATTTGTATTTGTTAAATTTATGATGGTTATGGATTGGGAATATCTAATTAAATACACACTTCATGTTATAACTGGTGGAAATTTGGATGGAGTTTTAGCTCCTCCAACTTCTAATTATCAAGGTATGGTAAATGCAGCATTTGGACCAAATTATGAGGCAATTGCACCTGAGATAATTAGAGCTAGTAATGAAAGACAACTTTATATTTGGTGGGTTTTTGTTGCCGAAATAGCTATATTTTGTGTAATGTACACTATAAGTGGGAGAAAAGAAGCTCTTATTACAAGACCAAACGATCAAGTTCAAGTATTTTCAATATTTCATAGAGCAGTTATTTGGTTAAATGTTATTATTATAATTACATTGATAATCACTGGATTTAATATAACATGGAGTTTAAGAAGTGAAGGTGGATTTATACCTTTTATGCTTAGAGGAACACATGAAATTACAGGTTTAATTTGGTTTCCTATTTGGTTACTAATGACTATTATTGCCTTTAAAGATATTAAGCTATTATCAAAAAATAGTTTATTAGGAAAAATAATTTTACCTGGAAAATATAAACCTATGAAAAGAATTATTTTTATAGTATTTGTTTTAATGGGTGCTGGATTATTAACAAGTGGTTTTATAATTTGGTATTTACATCCAGATTCACATACTCATGCTCAAGTTATTCAGTTTAAAAGAGCATTACTTTATGTTCATTTTGGATCTAGTGTATTAATTATGTTTTTTTTAATGGATTTCGTATATTCTGCTTTAGTTGCAGTAAAAGGTAATCTAAAAGGACTAATTACAGGTAAATATCCAAGGGAACATTTGGAACAATTAGCTCCTGATGTTTTAGCAGATATTGAAAATAAAAAAGGAAAAATGGCATGACTAAGCCTTTGAGAAGTGAAAACTTCTCCCTTTTTCATGATAATTTAGACGATTATACAAGAGAAATAATTGTTGAAAAGTTTTATGAAGACGGGATAGAAACAGTTGAAGATTATGTTATAAAAGAAGATAAAATTGAATTTTTCTTAAATGGAAAGAAGTTTTTATCAGTTATGAGTATAGCTCAACATCAAGATGCACATCTTGTTGGATTTTTATTAAGTGAAGCGGTAATAAATGATTTTACGGATATTGAATCTATAACTGTAAGTGAAGATGGATTAAAAGTAGAAGTTATTGCAAATGTTAGTGATGAAGGATATTCAAATCTTTTTAAAGAAAAAACTTTAACTTCTGGTTGTTGTATTGGAGTTACTGGAAATGCAGAAAAAGTTTTTGATTGTGCATTCATAAATACAGATTATAAAGTACATGCAAAAGATATTTTATCTAATATGAGATTATTTAATAACTCATCAAAACTCTTTGATAATACAGGATGTGTTCATAAAGCAGAACTTATTTTAGAAGATGGTACAATTTTTATCGCTGAAGATATTGGTCGACATAATGCAATTGACAAGGTTATTGGACTTGCAAGTATGAATAAAAAAGATGTTAAAAAATCAGTTTTATATGCAACTGGAAGATTATCAATGGAAATGGTTGTAAAATGTGTAATGCATAAAATACCAATAGTTGTTTCAAAAGCAGCAGTGACTTTTCAAGGTATTAAATCAGCAAATGAACATGGAGTTACACTTGTAGGATTTGCAAGGGGTAATAAAATGAATGTATATACTCACTCAGGAAGAATAAATGTCTAGTATAGATGATAATGTCAGTATAAAATTAGATAATATCCAAAAAGAATTTTTGATGACAAATTTAGATGAAGAGGGAAAACTATCTTGTCTAAAAGCCTTTAAAGTTGCAAGATTAATTGGTAAAGAACCAAAAGAAATGAGTGCAATTACAAAAAGTTTAGATATAAGAATTACAAATTGTGAACTTGGAGTTTTTGGAAAGTTAAAATTTCAAGATCCTAATATTCAAGTTTATAATAGATTAAAACAAAATTATATGGGACATAAAACTTTAGAATGTAAAGTATTATGGGATGAAGCTAAAAAATCTACATTAAAAACAGTAGGTTCTACTGTTAAAAATTCTGATATTGAAGTTAGCCATTGTCAACTTGGTTGTTTTCGAGAGAAAAAAAATAAAAAGAATGATTAAACTAAATTATTTACAATATTCAAAACTAAAAAACATAGAAATATCTAATGATTTTTCATTAAGTGCATTGACATCAAATGATGAATTTGAAGCTTTAAATTTAGAGTATAAAAATCTATTTGGATATAAAAAATTAAAAACATTTTTTTTTTCTAAAGAAGGATTTTTAGGACTTTTTTTAGAACTAAAAGGAAAAATTGCAATAAGCTGCGGTGAAAGCGAAGCAATAATTGAAGCTGGACAACTTTATGAAAGTTTAGGGTTTGAAATAATTTGGATAAAGTTAAACAAAGATGGAAAAGTAAATTTAAAGAAAATAGAAAATGAAAATATAGATTTTCTTTTTTTATCTTCTTATGTTATGGATACCTTTGTAAAAACTTCTATAGAAGATGTAAAAGAATTAACATCTGCAAAAATTATATCAAATGCAAGTGCCCATTTTGATAAAAATAGTGATGCTGTTTATTTTGATAATTATAAATTAATAGGATTTAACACTTCAGGAGTTCTGTTATTTAATGAAAATATTTTTTCTTTATTATCTGTTGGGCAAATCGATAGTTTAGCTGTAAAACTATGTTTAGATGCTATTAAAAATCAAAAATTTAACTATAAATTAAAAGCAATTTTTTTAGAAAAACTAAAAGAAAAGTTTCAAGAGAATATTTACTTTTTTGTAAATCCAGATGATACTTTGGAATATTCATTACATTTTGGATTAAAAGGTATAAAAGCTAGAGAATTAATACGAACTTTGTCTCTAAATAAAATCTTTATCTCAAATGGTGAAGGTTGTTCATTAGGATTATCAAAACCTTCAAGAATCATTCAAAATATGGGATATGATGAATTAACAAGCCGAAATTCTATAAGCTTTTCTTTTGTAGATGATTTAAAAGATGAAGATATAGAAAAAGTTGTGAATACTGTTTATTTGAAGTATAAACAGATAAAGTCGTTTGCTTAATTAATTTAGATAAAATAATTTTAAAAATATTTCATTAATTAAATAATAAATATTTAATAGGAATTAAACTTGAGTAAATTAATATATACTTTTTTGAAAAATAGCTTTTTATATGAAGATAAATTTTTAATTAATAATTATTCCAAATTTTCAGATAAAGAAATTGAAAAAGAATTTGAAAGATATAGAAATTATATTTTAAAAAATATACATAATCTTTATGAAGAAATTACTATTTATTCAAATCAAATAAAAATATTTAATACAAATACTCTTATGAATTTTTCAAAAATAAAACAAATGTCAATTTATTTAGATCAGGTAATAATTACTGATCCATTATTTGAAATATCAACACCAACTAATACAACTCAGAATATTTTTAATGAATATCTAGGAGTTAAAAAAGATAATTTAATTAACAGAAAAAACTTAGTTGAAATTATACAAAAATTTAAAAATGCTGAAATTCTAGTGGAATCAACTTATTTGAAATTTTTTCCAACAAGTTATTTTTTTGAACCCAAAAGTGAAATCCCTTTTACTTATTCAGAAAATCAATATGGAAATATATTACCCCGTAATATAATGAATTTATATTATGAAAATAAACTAGTAAGAAGTTTTAAGAAAAATGGACAATATTTAACTATAAATAAAAATTTTGAGATTGACAGAACGATTGAAGTTTTATTTAAAAATGATGATACAGAGTTTATGAATATGTACAATTTATTTGAACGAGAAATAATAAGTATCAATGAAAAAGAAAGAAAGATTGAATTTGCAATGACTCTACCAAATACACCACCTTCAAAAGAAAGTTTTGATAGTTGGGTTACTCAATCAATTAATCTAAGTAGCATAGCTCATTTTAGAAAAATTTCTATGGATATTAGTTTATCAACAAAATTAAAAGCTCAATATATTACAACATCTAGTTTTGTAAGTGAGTTATTAAAAAGTCAATTTAATATACATCCTAATATTAAAAGTAATGTAACGGATTTAATGCTAAATTTTGATTTAAATTTTTTTGAGGATATTGACATAAGAGATTTGATGTCTATTCGAAAAGATGATGGGGAAGAATTTGAATTATTTAGACGGGAATTAGAAAAACAATTGAGAGATTTGAAGCTTGAAAGAGATGTTTCAAAAATAAAATCAAAAATTGAAGATGTAAAACATGAACTCGAAGAAGTTCAAATTGCTGCAATTAATTCTAAAATAAAGAGTATAAAAAATAAATCTTCAATAGATATAGGAATAGGACTTGCTGGATTAGGTGCATCAGTTTTTACGAGTGGTATTTCAACTTTTGTAACTTTAGTTTCAATCTTTAATGGCTATAAAACTTATACTGAGTATCAAAACGAAATAAAAGAAAATCCCTCGTATTTTTTATGGAAAGTTAAAGGTATAAATAAATAAATAAAATTATTTACATATATAGATGAGAATTAAAAAAGACACTAAAAAGTGTCTTTTTTTTATTTAAAAATATCAGCCATTTGGTTTTTATACCAAGCAACTGCATATTGAGCTTCTTGAGCTCTGAAACTAGCTTCCGCATTTGCAGGACTTAATCCACCAGCATCTTTAAGTGCAACAATTTCATTATCATGGGCTTCATAAACAGCAGCTATTGAAATTGCATAAGTTGGAGAAACCAAACTATAACAAGTATTTGCTAGTTTTGGAGGATTTATATTTGGCATATCTTTTAAACTTCTTGAAATTTGTAAAGCTACAATTTTTCCTTGAGAGTTTGCAGAAAAGCCTGATTTTGGCATTGGAGCTGCAACTGCTGCATCACCAATTACATAAATATCTTTTACAAGTTTTGACTCAAATGTTTTAGCGTTAATAGGACACCAGTCACCTTGTGTTAATCCTGAATCAAAAGCTAATTGTCCAGCTTTTTGGTCTGGAATATAGTTTAAAACATCTGCAATTACTTCTTCATCTTCTGTTGTTACAATTTTATCTTTTGGATTAACAGATACTACTTTTCCACCAAATTCAACATTTCTCCACTCTATCATATCACCATAAAGTTTTTCCCAACCTTCTTGAAATAACGCTTGTTTAGAAAATTTATTTTTTTGATCCAAAATGATAATTTTAGAATTAGGTTTATTTGTTTTCAAATAATGTGCAACTAAAGAAACCCTTTCATAAGGTCCAGGAGGACATCTAAATGGATCTTTTGGTGCAACCATTACAAAAGTTCCACCATCTTTCATATTTTCAAGTTGTTCTCTTAAAAGTGAAGTTTGTGCTCCTGCTTTATAGGCATGAGGTGCATAAAGTTCAGAACCTTCAACATAACCATTTTCATATTTAAAATCAATTCCTGGGGCAACTATGGCTTTTGTATAAGGTATTATTTTCCCATTTTCTAAAATAACACTATTTATAGTTGCATCAACTTTTTTTACTTTTTCATGTATTACAATAATTTTGTATTTTTTCTCTAAAGTTTTATAATCGTGTTTTATATATTCTATTTTATTCATACCTGCAATTACCGTATTTCCAAATGGACAAGTATAATAATCCTTATTTTGTTCTATTAAAATGATTTCTGTCTCAGGGGTAAATTTTTTTAGATATTTAGCAGCTGTTGCTCCACCAAATCCTCCACCTACAATTACAACTCTTTTTTTATTTTTTGGTATTGCCATATTTGCAAGACCTGTAGAAGCAGCAAGTGAAAGAGCCGTTGCTCCTAAAAGTATTTTGTTAAAATTTCTTCTATTCATAATAGATTCCTTATTTTTCAACATTTGAAAAATAATAAGCAATTTGTTCTAACTCTTCATCTGTAAAACCTTTTACATGTTTTTGCATCATTGTTCCAGTTTTTTTGCCATTTTTATAATCCAATAATATTTGATATAAACCAGCTTTGTCCATACCTGCAATATATGGAGTAAATGATTCAGATTTTCCTTCTGTTCCATGACAAGAGGTACATGATAATGATAACATTTCAGCTTCTATTGGATCATATTCTACTGCGTAAGAAAAGCCATATAGACATAATAAAACAAGTGCTATTTTTTTCATTTTTTTTCCTTGAATCATATTAAAATAGAGTATTTTATATGAGTTAAATGTTGAGTTTTTAAAACAAAGTTTAAGTGGAATATCATATTAATTTAAGCTTAATTTAATATTAATATAATATTAATATTATATTAATATAATATTAATATTTTTTTTAGGAAAATTAAAAAATATTACAATATGATATATTTTTGAAAGATATTTACAAAATGATGTAAAATGATTTTATGTTTTTACACCTAGACCTAGATTGCTTTTTTGTTTCTGCTCACAGAACTATCGATGATAGTTTATTTCACATTCCAGTTGCGGTTGGAGGGCGAAGTAATCTTAATATTTTTTCTTCTAAAAAAGAGATTAGACAAATCTCCTCAAATAGTGGAGCATTTGTAAGTAATATTCTTACAAATGAAGGAATGAAGAGTTTTAAGGAGTATTTTG from Arcobacter suis CECT 7833 encodes:
- a CDS encoding NAD(P)/FAD-dependent oxidoreductase; its protein translation is MNRRNFNKILLGATALSLAASTGLANMAIPKNKKRVVIVGGGFGGATAAKYLKKFTPETEIILIEQNKDYYTCPFGNTVIAGMNKIEYIKHDYKTLEKKYKIIVIHEKVKKVDATINSVILENGKIIPYTKAIVAPGIDFKYENGYVEGSELYAPHAYKAGAQTSLLREQLENMKDGGTFVMVAPKDPFRCPPGPYERVSLVAHYLKTNKPNSKIIILDQKNKFSKQALFQEGWEKLYGDMIEWRNVEFGGKVVSVNPKDKIVTTEDEEVIADVLNYIPDQKAGQLAFDSGLTQGDWCPINAKTFESKLVKDIYVIGDAAVAAPMPKSGFSANSQGKIVALQISRSLKDMPNINPPKLANTCYSLVSPTYAISIAAVYEAHDNEIVALKDAGGLSPANAEASFRAQEAQYAVAWYKNQMADIFK
- a CDS encoding c-type cytochrome, with product MKKIALVLLCLYGFSYAVEYDPIEAEMLSLSCTSCHGTEGKSESFTPYIAGMDKAGLYQILLDYKNGKKTGTMMQKHVKGFTDEELEQIAYYFSNVEK